In Candidatus Cloacimonas sp., the following proteins share a genomic window:
- a CDS encoding DUF87 domain-containing protein, which yields MKYFKLTNFTLAAEKFQKFKGYNGRTDFEYKMNNGIVEIKELLDYICNKYGIIDVYLTIAYRNQKLNYYIGLSIEDDILETINIGRTIWQSTAIPDNNFEQKEVLYGANHISTSDDLSINLIDDIVRAHSKYPFKLEYSFTLSKYDINYKELLKELEKYIKVLSKKKAIDVSKPNIIGGTSKTIEHISEEVIYNYLSELYYLYRASSSICKYPKLSIYSNSIEITDSIISIIIKRSQSKNVYCFNYWFFENYYTSQQKKIKFEEDHSKPSIIEDAAGNLFKNNFLVTQFVPTSFIASVAALPNTKIPGITYIDEYEFGSINDMESPSPDALSLGCLYKNFQTELPITVYYDDLVMHSLVTGVTGSGKTTTIKSMLLGLYNKKIPFLILEPAKTEYKDLNVDGLKRYLLGIEAEDCLKLNPL from the coding sequence ATGAAATACTTCAAACTAACTAACTTTACATTAGCAGCAGAAAAATTCCAGAAATTTAAGGGATACAATGGACGAACAGATTTTGAATACAAAATGAATAATGGAATAGTAGAAATCAAAGAACTTTTAGATTATATATGTAATAAATATGGTATAATTGATGTTTATCTCACAATAGCATACCGTAATCAAAAGCTCAACTATTACATTGGACTTTCTATAGAAGATGATATCTTAGAGACGATAAATATAGGCAGGACAATATGGCAATCTACTGCGATTCCAGACAATAATTTTGAACAAAAGGAGGTTTTATACGGTGCCAACCATATATCTACTTCGGATGATTTAAGCATTAATCTAATTGATGATATCGTAAGAGCTCATAGCAAATATCCTTTTAAATTAGAATATAGTTTTACCCTGAGTAAATATGACATAAATTACAAAGAACTACTCAAAGAACTGGAAAAATATATAAAAGTTCTCTCTAAAAAAAAAGCAATAGATGTATCAAAACCCAATATTATTGGTGGTACTAGCAAAACGATTGAACACATCTCTGAAGAAGTTATATACAATTATCTAAGCGAATTATATTACCTTTACCGTGCCAGCTCTTCAATCTGCAAATACCCTAAGCTAAGCATTTATTCAAATTCTATAGAGATTACAGATAGCATAATTTCAATTATTATCAAGAGGTCTCAAAGTAAAAATGTGTATTGTTTTAATTATTGGTTCTTCGAAAACTACTATACATCTCAACAAAAAAAAATAAAATTTGAAGAGGATCACTCAAAACCCTCCATTATAGAAGATGCTGCTGGAAACTTGTTCAAAAATAATTTTCTTGTTACTCAGTTTGTACCAACAAGTTTTATAGCATCGGTAGCAGCGTTACCAAATACAAAAATTCCAGGAATTACCTATATTGATGAGTATGAATTCGGTTCAATAAACGATATGGAATCACCGTCTCCTGATGCGCTTTCTTTAGGATGCCTTTACAAGAATTTCCAGACAGAGTTACCAATCACTGTTTATTATGATGATTTAGTAATGCATTCATTAGTTACTGGAGTAACAGGCAGTGGGAAAACTACAACGATCAAATCAATGCTTTTAGGTCTGTATAATAAAAAGATACCTTTTTTAATCCTTGAGCCAGCAAAGACAGAATACAAAGATTTGAATGTAGATGGGCTAAAGCGTTATCTATTAGGGATAGAAGCAGAAGATTGCTTAAAATTGAACCCCCTTTGA